The following proteins are co-located in the candidate division WOR-3 bacterium genome:
- a CDS encoding peroxiredoxin, which produces MAKVALVCNGSENKNIIPTLVLGSAAAAAGDTVYIFFTPGAADLMKPGVIENLKAKGYPDAIELWNGIKNLGGKFYLCELVLEAKGVKKEELRDDVELVGATTFMADIQGAQITFAF; this is translated from the coding sequence ATGGCAAAAGTAGCATTGGTTTGTAATGGTTCAGAAAATAAAAACATAATACCAACATTGGTATTAGGTTCTGCGGCTGCCGCTGCCGGTGATACAGTCTACATTTTCTTTACACCGGGGGCTGCAGATCTTATGAAACCGGGGGTGATTGAGAATCTGAAAGCGAAGGGCTATCCTGATGCAATAGAACTCTGGAACGGCATTAAAAATCTTGGTGGGAAGTTTTATCTCTGTGAATTGGTTCTTGAAGCTAAAGGCGTAAAGAAAGAGGAACTTCGGGATGATGTCGAGCTCGTTGGTGCTACTACATTTATGGCAGATATTCAGGGTGCACAGATAACATTTGCATTCTAA
- a CDS encoding CoB--CoM heterodisulfide reductase iron-sulfur subunit A family protein, translating to MKEKNILVIGAGLAGIEASLLCARAGRKVYLVEKESYFGGSAIKSEEVFPQMECATCMLAPKQSEVLEDKNIELLTLSEVKEIKGEPGNFQVKILKKARYVSVVNCIGCGACFEPCPVSLDNEFEERLSKRKAIYLACAGALPNVPAIDMENCLRAKGEDCQACKEACMFDAIIYDDKDEELSISVGSIIIATGFRLSDSEKFSDLGYKKFKNVFSAFEFERLRASNGPTAGEILTRDGKPPKSIAFIHCVGREEKGYCSQICCLYLTKFARYALDKIPGVKVYQFYKELSIPGKGNQKFFQEIKEKGINLIRTKKVSISENENGLHLTYEDNKAVDVDMVVLAPPVEPHPGTKEIARLLNLEQEQFGFFKTTEFNPIESNRPGIFIAGCAQGPNFMQDVILQAQAAAGAALHLTGS from the coding sequence ATGAAAGAAAAAAATATTCTGGTGATCGGTGCAGGTCTGGCCGGAATTGAGGCCAGCCTTTTATGTGCCCGTGCCGGGCGCAAGGTCTACCTTGTAGAAAAGGAGTCCTATTTCGGTGGTTCTGCAATTAAATCAGAAGAGGTCTTTCCCCAGATGGAATGTGCTACTTGTATGCTTGCACCGAAACAGTCTGAAGTCTTAGAAGATAAGAATATCGAACTATTAACCTTGAGTGAAGTGAAAGAGATCAAAGGTGAACCGGGTAATTTCCAGGTGAAGATTTTGAAGAAGGCAAGGTATGTAAGTGTGGTCAATTGTATCGGTTGCGGGGCATGTTTTGAACCCTGTCCAGTCAGTCTCGACAATGAGTTTGAAGAAAGATTATCCAAGCGAAAGGCGATCTATCTTGCCTGTGCCGGAGCACTGCCCAATGTTCCTGCAATTGATATGGAAAACTGCCTGCGGGCAAAGGGTGAAGATTGTCAGGCCTGTAAAGAGGCCTGTATGTTCGATGCCATCATCTATGATGATAAGGACGAAGAACTCTCGATATCGGTCGGGTCGATCATTATCGCCACCGGATTCAGGCTGTCCGATTCGGAAAAATTCTCTGATTTGGGTTATAAAAAATTTAAGAATGTATTTTCAGCCTTTGAATTTGAAAGACTCAGGGCATCAAATGGACCCACTGCAGGAGAGATCCTGACCCGCGATGGTAAACCACCAAAATCGATTGCATTCATCCACTGTGTCGGCCGAGAAGAAAAGGGCTACTGCTCTCAGATCTGTTGTCTATATCTGACGAAATTCGCCCGTTACGCCCTGGATAAAATACCCGGGGTAAAGGTGTATCAGTTCTATAAAGAACTTTCTATTCCGGGTAAGGGGAATCAGAAATTCTTCCAGGAAATAAAGGAAAAGGGAATAAATCTGATACGGACGAAAAAAGTATCTATCTCCGAGAACGAAAATGGGTTACACCTCACCTATGAAGATAATAAAGCGGTTGATGTTGATATGGTGGTTTTGGCACCTCCGGTTGAGCCGCATCCCGGGACCAAAGAGATTGCGCGGTTACTCAATCTGGAGCAGGAACAATTCGGATTTTTTAAAACCACTGAATTCAATCCAATAGAATCGAATCGCCCCGGAATCTTTATCGCCGGTTGTGCCCAGGGACCCAACTTTATGCAGGATGTAATTCTTCAGGCCCAGGCTGCGGCCGGTGCCGCACTCCATCTCACCGGGAGCTAA
- a CDS encoding hydrogenase iron-sulfur subunit, translating to MDHTFEPNIIGFLCNWCSYAAADLAGSNKLEVPSNLTTIRVMCSSRVDPIFILNAYLRGVDGVIIAGCHPGDCHYQTGNYYTRRRFALLSKILKTFDLDPHRFRLSWISASEGQRFSQVTKEFAESIQKAGPNPLKKKSFLE from the coding sequence ATGGACCATACTTTTGAACCGAATATTATCGGTTTTCTCTGCAACTGGTGTTCGTATGCTGCCGCTGATTTGGCGGGAAGTAATAAGTTGGAAGTCCCATCAAATCTTACGACAATCCGGGTGATGTGTTCAAGCCGTGTTGACCCCATCTTTATCCTGAATGCCTATCTTCGGGGTGTTGATGGGGTCATAATTGCAGGTTGTCATCCGGGCGATTGTCATTATCAGACGGGAAACTACTACACCCGGAGAAGATTTGCACTCCTCAGTAAAATTCTGAAGACTTTTGATCTTGATCCCCATCGATTTCGACTATCCTGGATCTCAGCGTCAGAGGGACAGCGTTTTTCTCAGGTGACCAAGGAGTTTGCCGAATCGATTCAGAAGGCGGGGCCAAACCCATTGAAGAAAAAATCCTTTCTTGAATAA
- a CDS encoding pyridoxal-phosphate dependent enzyme, with protein sequence MPTGNILIDRLLNAQITYISTKQYEDHRTEIMNRLAQKLARKGEKAYIVPEGGSNEIGALGYLNCMREMAGFIKKEKINAVYCAVGSGGTYAGLLLGKKLLKVDVDLNGVIICDTVPYFTEKILNICERAISRFNMKIKIEQNDINLIDGYVGQGYAIPYQEEVEIIKRVAKTGIILEPVYTGKTFYGMLQQLKVKKYKKVIFIHTGGLFSIFAFNKILFSYRN encoded by the coding sequence ATACCGACCGGCAATATCTTGATTGACCGTTTACTCAATGCTCAGATCACCTATATTAGTACGAAACAGTATGAAGATCATCGGACTGAGATTATGAATAGGCTGGCACAAAAATTAGCGCGCAAAGGGGAAAAAGCATATATTGTTCCAGAAGGCGGTTCGAATGAGATCGGTGCCTTAGGTTATCTTAATTGTATGCGGGAGATGGCGGGATTTATAAAAAAAGAAAAAATTAATGCAGTGTATTGTGCAGTTGGTTCAGGAGGAACATACGCAGGATTGTTATTGGGTAAGAAACTGTTGAAAGTGGATGTGGATTTGAATGGAGTAATTATTTGTGACACAGTACCATATTTTACCGAAAAGATTCTTAATATCTGCGAGCGGGCGATATCCCGATTTAATATGAAGATCAAGATCGAACAAAACGATATAAATTTAATCGATGGCTATGTTGGCCAGGGATATGCAATTCCATATCAAGAAGAGGTGGAGATAATAAAAAGGGTCGCGAAGACCGGTATTATCCTTGAACCGGTGTATACAGGTAAGACCTTCTATGGTATGCTCCAGCAGTTGAAAGTGAAGAAATACAAAAAAGTTATTTTCATCCATACCGGTGGACTCTTCAGTATATTCGCATTTAATAAAATACTATTCTCCTACAGAAATTAA
- a CDS encoding SirA-like protein — MAVHKLELLGLKCPQPVLKIATEAPKLQPGDVLEVLADCPSFPRDVEAWCKKTGKTLLFCRDEGGKYNAQIQF, encoded by the coding sequence ATGGCAGTTCATAAACTTGAACTTTTAGGTTTGAAGTGCCCTCAGCCCGTTTTGAAGATCGCGACTGAGGCACCAAAGCTTCAACCCGGTGATGTGCTCGAGGTGCTGGCCGATTGTCCCTCATTTCCCAGGGATGTTGAGGCCTGGTGTAAGAAGACCGGAAAGACTCTACTTTTCTGTCGTGATGAGGGCGGGAAATATAATGCCCAAATTCAATTCTAA